The Lipingzhangella halophila genome segment GGACCTCCCCAAGCTGGAGGACGTCGTCACCGGGCTGGCCTTCTCCCGGGACGGGCAGACCGTGGTGGCGGCGTTCGGCGCGGGGCAGGCGCACGTACTCGACGCGTCCGACGGCAGCGAGATCGCGGCACACGAGACGGAACGCGACCTGCTCGCGGGTCCGGCGGCCGCGCACCCGACGGAGGACGTCTTCGCTGTCGAACACGACCAGGAGATCGTGCTGTTGGACTCGGGCACCGGCGAGGAGATCGACCGGTTCGACCCGGAGGCCAGCGCGTCCGGCGACCTGGAGTACACCGCGGACGGCGAGCACCTCATCCTGGCGGGGGTTAGTGAGTTCGCCGAGGTCATCGATGCGGACACCGGCGAGCAGGTGGCCACGATGCGCGGTCACGGCGAGCCGGTGGACGGCGTGGCCAGCACCCCGGACGGGACCGTCGTGGCAACGGTCGCCCGGCAGGAGCCCCAGGGCGACAGCGAGGTCCGGCTGTGGGACGTGGGATCGGGCGAGGAGATCGGCCTGATCCAGACCCGGCCTTCGCGGGGCGCGCTCGACTTCTCCGCTGATGGCACCCGTTTGGCGCTCGGCCACAACGACGGCGCGATCAGCGTCTGGCACCTGCCCGGCTGATCGGCGCCACCGCCCCCACAACGTCCGGAGGAGTAACCATGCGCCCACCCGAGCCCGGCGACCCGCACGAGATCGGTGGCTACCGGCTGGCCGGGCGCCTCGGGGCCGGTGGCATGGGGGACGTCTACCTCGGGGTGTCGCAGGGCGGGCGGCTGGTCGCGATCAAGGTGATCCGTCCCGAGTTCGCCGAGGAACCCGACTACCGCAGGCGGTTCAACCGCGAGGTCACCCTCGCCCAGCGGGTCAGTGGCGCGTTCAGCGCCGACGTCATCGAGGCGGACCCCAACGGGCCGCGTCCCTGGCTGGTCACCAGCTTTGTGGGCGGACCGACGCTGCGCCAGGCCGTCCGGGCGTGCGGGGTGCTGCCCGCGGAGTCGCTGCGGGTGCTCGCTCTTGGTCTGGCCGAGGCGCTCCGGGCGATCCACGCCGCCGGGCTGGTGCACTACGACCTCAAACCCGGCAACATCATCGCGGTCGAGGACGGCCCGCGGGTCATCGACTTCGGTATCGCCCGCTCCGCGGAGGCGAGCCTGGTGACCCAGGACGGCCGGATCGTCGGCACTCCGGGATTCATGTCGCCCGAGCAGGCGTACGGCCACGAGGTGACCCCGGCTTCCGACATGTTCAGCCTCGGGTCGGTGCTGTGCTACGCGGCGACGGGACGCGAACCGTTCGGCGGTACCGATGTTCCCGCTCCAAAGAGGCTGCACCGGATCGTCACCGAGGACCCCGATACCGCGGGCGCGCCCGACTGGCTGGAGCCGGTCCTGCGCGGCTGCATGGCCAAACACCCGGAGCAGCGGCTCTCCCCGGAGGGCGTACTGGAGCGGCTCGGCCCGGTCGCGGGCGGCACCGCGTCCTGGTTGCCGGAGCAGGCCCAGGAGCTGCTGCGGCAACAGCAGGACGAGGTCCGCGAGCTGCTCGCGCTGCCGCCCCGCCCAGCGCCGGCGCCGCAACGTCGGCAGCGGCGCTGGCCGCTCGTCGCTGCGGCCGCGGGGGCGGCGGTGCTGCTCGGCGGGGCCGCCACCGCGGTCGCCGTCGCTGTTGCCGGCGGCCCGGCCGAGGTGCTGCCCGGCTCGCCGGACCCCACGTCCAGCAGCGGCGCCGCCGAGGGGCGCGACGAACCCGACCCGCACGAATGGCCGGAGACCTCACTCACCGCCGCGGACTTCGAGGACCCCGCGGAGGTCACGGGCGAGGAGCTGAGGGGGCTCTCCTCCATTTGCTCGGATCCTTCCGGGGAACGCGTGCTGCTCGCGGGCTCGGATCTGGAGGTGAAACGGCGTGCCGAGATCCACAATGTCAGCGACAGGGGAGAGCTGTCCCCGGCCTCCGAGCTCGACCTGTTGGAACCCCTCGACCCCGACAACCCGCTCCTGCAGGTGACCTCGTGCGACTGGGCCGCCGAGGGCGGTCAGCTCGCCGTGGGAGACAACGAAGGCCGGGTGCACCTGTTCGACGCGGAAGGCTCCGGCGGGGAGCTCCAGCCCGTCGAGACCATGGACGAGCACCACCAGGGCACCGGATTCGAGGACGTGTACCTGGAGTACTCTCCGGACAGCCGCATGCTGGCGTCGGTCGGCGGGGACAAGATGCTGCGCCTCTGGGACGCGGCCACGGGAGAGCTGGAAGAGGAACTGGGCCCCGATGAGCTCGGCGGGGGAGGGGCCGGGTCGGGACCCACGTGGCACCCCGGCGGTGAGCGCATCGCCGTCGGCGACCTGTCGGAGGTCGTTGTCTACGATCTGGCGCAGGGCGAGGCGGCGCAGCGCTTCGACGCCGAACAGGGCATCCTCTCCGAGCTGGAGTACTCCCCGGACGGCAGCGTACTGGCCACGGCGGGCGACGACACCACCGCCCGGCTGTGGGATCCGGGCAACGGTGAGTCGCTGGGCATCCTGGAAGGGCACGAGGATCGGGTCATCAGTGTGGCGTTCACCCCGGACGGCGGGGCGCTCATCGCCGTCGAGCAGGCGCTGGACGCCAGCGGCCAGGCATGGGTGTGGAACCTCGCGGAGATGGAGCAGATGGTCGCCCTGGAGACCGACGACGCCGAGGCCGAGGAGCGCGGGTTCGCCGTCTCCGACACGACCAGCAACTCCGACGGTTCGATGCTCGCGGTCACCCAGGCCCGCGGCATCGTGCAGATCTACGACCTGTCGGGCTGAGAGCCCGGTCGCGCGCCGGGGGACGGCCGTGGTGAGCACGCGCAGTGGTGGACCGGGACGCCCGCCGCCCCGCGCCGGTCTCCGGGCGGTACCGGGCCCGCCTCGCGCCCGCTGGCCGGCCACTCCCCCGCGCCCCGCCCCGATCCGCGCGAGACCAGCGCGGCCATGCTTCGCGCGGGTGGTACTGGGCAGTGTTGAGACCGGGAGCCACCGGACCCGACGCTATGCCTGGGAGGTCAGATGCGTGCCGTACGGGTGCACGAGTACAACCGGCCGCCGTCGATCGACGAGGTGCCCGACCCGAAGGTGAGCGGACCGCTGGACGTCCTGGTCGAGGTGAACGCGGCCGGGGTGTGCCGTACCGACCTGCACATCATCGAGGGCCAATGGGCGCCGAAGACGGGGGTGGAGCTGCCCTACACCATCGGCCACGAGAACGCCGGAACCGTGCTGGAGGCCGGGCCCGCCGTGACCAACGTCCAGGCCGGCGACACCGTGATCCTGCACCCGCTGGTCACCTGCGGGCTGTGCCGGGCCTGCCGCGGCGGTGACGATGTGCACTGCGAGAACTCCAGCTTTCCCGGTGTCAACGCCGACGGCGGGATGGCCCAGTACCTGCGCACCAATGCCCGCGCGTGCGTGCGGCTGGCCGAGGGCCTCGCCCCGGCACAGGTGGCGGCACTGGCCGACGCCGGGCTCACCGCCTACCACGCTGTGCGCAAGGCCCGCCCGCTGCTGTACCCGGGCACGCATGTGGTGGTCATCGGCGCCGGCGGCCTCGGACACATCGGCCTGCAGACACTCGTCGCGCTTACTCCGGCCGAGATCACAGTGGTGGAGCGGTCCGAGGAAGCGCTGCGGCTCGCCAGCGACCTGGGTGCCCACCACACGGTGCGCGCCGACGGCACGCAGGTGGACGCCGTTCGCGACGTCACCGGCGGCAAGGGCGCGCACGTGGTGCTCGACTTCGTCGGGGAGAACGGAACCGAGAGCGACGGCGTGGCCATGACCCGCGACGCGGGAAGCTACTTCGTTATCGGCTACGGCGGCAGCGTCGAGATCCCCACCATCGACATCATCTCCCGCGAGATCAACGTGGTCGGCAACCTCGTGGGGTCCTACAACGACCTGGACGAGCTCATGGTCCTGGCCGCGCAGGACAAGGTGCGGCTGAAGACGGCGACGTACCCGCTCGACGACGCGCTCGACGCCCTGAACGACCTGGACAACGGGCGACTCCCCGGGGGAAGGGCCATTCTGGAACCTGTCCGTCGGTGAACGCGGCCGCGCCCCAATGGGTTAGCCCGCCGGGGCGCGGTCGCTCGCGCCTATGGGCACCACCAGCGGCGTGCCCGAAACCGGGTCCGCGATGACCGTGCACTCCAGCCCGAAGACCGCGGCCAGCGACTCCGGCGTCAGCACCGCGGCCGGATCGCCCGAGACGAGCACGTCCCCGTCGCGCATCGCCACGAGCCGGTGGGCGTAGCGGGCCGCCAGGTTGAGGTCGTGCAGCACCATCACCACGGTGCGGCCGTGGTCGCGGTTCAGGTCGCGGATCAGGTCCAGGACCTCGATCTGGTGGGTGAGGTCGAGGAACGTCGTCGGTTCGTCCAGCAGCAGCAGATCGGTCTCCTGGGCGAGCGCCATCGCGATCCAGGCGCGCTGCCGCTGCCCGCCGGAGAGCCGGTCCAGCGGCCGATCGGCCTGCTCCAGCAGGCCGGTCAGCTCCAGTACGCCGGTCACGTGCTCGGCGTCCGTGGCGGACCACTGCCGGTACCAGCTCTGGTACGGGTGCCGGCCGCGGCCGACCAGGTCGGCGACGGTCAGCCCGGGCGGCGCCTGCGGGGACTGCGGGAGGACCGCCACTGTGCGGGCCACCTTGCGCGGCGGCATGCCGGTGATCCGGTGGCCGTCCAGCCGCACCTGCCCCGCGCTGGGCCGCAGCAGCCTGCCCAGTGCGCGCAGCAGGGTGGACTTGCCGCACCCGTTGGGGCCGATGATCGCGGTCACGGCGCGGTCGTCCACGGCGAAGTCCAGGTCGCGGCAGACGACCGTGTCACCGTAGCCCAGGGTCACGTCCTCGGCGAGTAGCCGGGCGGGGCGGTCGCTCTCGGTCAAAGGTGCTGCTCCCGGTGTCGGCGGACGATCAGGTACATCAGATAGGGCGCGCCCAGCACGGCGGTGAACACTCCGACCGGCAGCGCCACCGGGAACAGCCCGGCCGCGATCTGGTCGGCGATGAGGGTCAGCGCCGATCCCAGCAGCATCGAGGTCGCCAGCGGCGGGTAGGCGAGCTTGCACAGCCGCAGCGCGATCTGCGGGGCGGCCAGCGCCACGAAGGTGATCGGCCCGGCGGCCGACACCGCCACGCAGGCCAGCAGAGTGGCGATGAGCAGGAGCAGGAGGCGGGCACGTTCCACCCGGACCCCCAGCCCGCG includes the following:
- a CDS encoding NAD(P)-dependent alcohol dehydrogenase — encoded protein: MRAVRVHEYNRPPSIDEVPDPKVSGPLDVLVEVNAAGVCRTDLHIIEGQWAPKTGVELPYTIGHENAGTVLEAGPAVTNVQAGDTVILHPLVTCGLCRACRGGDDVHCENSSFPGVNADGGMAQYLRTNARACVRLAEGLAPAQVAALADAGLTAYHAVRKARPLLYPGTHVVVIGAGGLGHIGLQTLVALTPAEITVVERSEEALRLASDLGAHHTVRADGTQVDAVRDVTGGKGAHVVLDFVGENGTESDGVAMTRDAGSYFVIGYGGSVEIPTIDIISREINVVGNLVGSYNDLDELMVLAAQDKVRLKTATYPLDDALDALNDLDNGRLPGGRAILEPVRR
- a CDS encoding ABC transporter ATP-binding protein, producing MTESDRPARLLAEDVTLGYGDTVVCRDLDFAVDDRAVTAIIGPNGCGKSTLLRALGRLLRPSAGQVRLDGHRITGMPPRKVARTVAVLPQSPQAPPGLTVADLVGRGRHPYQSWYRQWSATDAEHVTGVLELTGLLEQADRPLDRLSGGQRQRAWIAMALAQETDLLLLDEPTTFLDLTHQIEVLDLIRDLNRDHGRTVVMVLHDLNLAARYAHRLVAMRDGDVLVSGDPAAVLTPESLAAVFGLECTVIADPVSGTPLVVPIGASDRAPAG
- a CDS encoding WD40 repeat domain-containing serine/threonine protein kinase, which translates into the protein MRPPEPGDPHEIGGYRLAGRLGAGGMGDVYLGVSQGGRLVAIKVIRPEFAEEPDYRRRFNREVTLAQRVSGAFSADVIEADPNGPRPWLVTSFVGGPTLRQAVRACGVLPAESLRVLALGLAEALRAIHAAGLVHYDLKPGNIIAVEDGPRVIDFGIARSAEASLVTQDGRIVGTPGFMSPEQAYGHEVTPASDMFSLGSVLCYAATGREPFGGTDVPAPKRLHRIVTEDPDTAGAPDWLEPVLRGCMAKHPEQRLSPEGVLERLGPVAGGTASWLPEQAQELLRQQQDEVRELLALPPRPAPAPQRRQRRWPLVAAAAGAAVLLGGAATAVAVAVAGGPAEVLPGSPDPTSSSGAAEGRDEPDPHEWPETSLTAADFEDPAEVTGEELRGLSSICSDPSGERVLLAGSDLEVKRRAEIHNVSDRGELSPASELDLLEPLDPDNPLLQVTSCDWAAEGGQLAVGDNEGRVHLFDAEGSGGELQPVETMDEHHQGTGFEDVYLEYSPDSRMLASVGGDKMLRLWDAATGELEEELGPDELGGGGAGSGPTWHPGGERIAVGDLSEVVVYDLAQGEAAQRFDAEQGILSELEYSPDGSVLATAGDDTTARLWDPGNGESLGILEGHEDRVISVAFTPDGGALIAVEQALDASGQAWVWNLAEMEQMVALETDDAEAEERGFAVSDTTSNSDGSMLAVTQARGIVQIYDLSG